A genomic stretch from Arachis stenosperma cultivar V10309 chromosome 3, arast.V10309.gnm1.PFL2, whole genome shotgun sequence includes:
- the LOC130965662 gene encoding uric acid degradation bifunctional protein TTL-like, producing the protein MDDDIVDPIEDVSDNIDYVAYFHCKLIFMNTISSSFLPTIFAFKREMKTEDFSSCCAGTTFANEMAITSSFSSLEHAIMVARDIWSRKLNVRSWLEAISGRSCSNEYLETVNEATVQELHEWRSRYEEKFGYVFVTFVAGRTSEDILAELKMRFNNSHGVELEIASKEELKYIEHAIRELLFKKSVQTTDEGDVSTEYSGEIVTDTLDGADTIQKMI; encoded by the exons ATGGATGATGATATAGTAGACCCAATAGAAGATGTTTCTGATAACATCGATTATGTGGCATA TTTTCATTGCAAATTGATTTTCATGAATACCATTAGTTCCTCATTTCTTCCAACGATTTTTGCTTTTAAAA GAGAAATGAAAACGGAGGATTTTTCATCATGCTGTGCAGGCACAACATTTGCTAATGAAATGGCTATAacctcttcattctcttcatTAGAACATGCAATTATGGTTGCCAGAGACATATGGTCTCGTAAGTTGAATGTTAGGTCTTGGTTGGAGGCTATATCAGGACGATCTTGTTCTAATGAATACTTGGAAACAGTGAACGAAGCTACTGTGCAG GAACTTCATGAATGGAGATCAAGGTATGAGGAGAAATTTGGCTATGTTTTTGTGACATTTGTAGCTGGTAGGACATCTGAAGACATACTTGCTGAATTAAAG ATGCGCTTCAATAACTCGCATGGTGTTGAGTTGGAGATTGCTtcaaaagaggaattgaagtaTATAGAACATGCTATTAGAGAGCTTCTTTTCAAGAAATCTGTCCAAACTACCGACGAAGGGGATG TGTCAACTGAATATTCAGGCGAAATAGTTACTGACACTCTAGATGGAGCAGACACTATTCAGAAGATGATTTAG